The nucleotide window GCGGCACACTTACTTCCTTGTGAAGGGCCAGGTGTGCGTTGCGGATACGCGTGAGCATATCGGCAATGGGATCGGTCAACATGGTATAACTCCTGAAAGTTAGCTGGACTACCAGCTGGATTTGCGGACGCCGGGCAGTTCGCCGTTCAGCGCCTTTTTGCGGAAGCAGATACGGCACAGGCCGAACTGACGCATGAAAGCATGGGGACGACCGCACACAGGGCAGCGATTGTAAGCGCGAACAGCAAACTTGGGCTTGCGGGCGGCTTTTACTTTAAGAGCAGTACGAGCCATTGCTCACTCCTTACTTGCGGAAAGGCATGCCGAGCTGTTCGAGCATCAGCTTGCTTTCCTTGTCCGTGGTTGCGGAGGTCACGATGGTGATGTTCATGCCCACGGGGTTTTCCACACGGTCGGATTCCATTTCGGGGAAGATCGTGTGTTCCTTGATGCCGAGGGTGAAGTTGCCACGACCATCGAAGCCACGATCCGGGATACCGCGGAAGTCGCGGACGCGGGGCATGGCGAAGTTCATGAGTTTGTCAAGGAAGTCCCACATGGCGTCCTTGCGCAGGGTGACGCGCACGCCGATGGGCATGCCTTCACGCAGCTTGAACGCGGCGATGGACTTCTTGGCGCGGGTGACTACGGCCTTCTGGCCGGCAATGGCGGACAGGTCGGCCACGCAGTCGTCGATCAGCTTCTGGTTCTGGTTGGCAGAACCAAGACCGATATTCAGGGAGATCTTTTCGATCCCAGGGATCTGCATAGGAGACTTGTACGCGAACTCCTTCTGCAATGCCGGGACCACCTTCTCACGATATATCGTTTCCAGACGGGTCATCGTCGTTCACCTTCTAGAGGGTTTCGTTGCACTTCTTGCAGAAACGGACTTTCTTCCCGTCTTCGGTCGCCCGATAGCCAACGCGGGTGGGCTTTGCACAGTGCGGGCAAACCACCATCAGGTTGGAGACGTGAATCGGCATTTCCTTTTCAACGATGCCGCCGGCTTCGCGCTTGTAGGGGTTGGGGCGGACGTTGCGCTTCACGACGTTCACCTTTTCCACCAGAATGCGGTCGGACTTGCGAAGGACCTTCAGCACCTTGCCGATCTTGCCTTCGTCCTTGCCGGCGATCACCATCACCTTGTCGTCTTTATGAATACGAAACTGTTTCATAGCCTTGGCTCCTACAGCACTTCAGGGGCAAGGGACACGATCTTCATGAAGTTGCGGGCGCGAAGTTCGCGGGCAACGGGTCCGAAGATACGGGTTCCCACAGGTTCACCCTGCTTGGTCAGAAGCACGGCGGCGTTCGTATCGAACTTGATGTAGGAACCGTCGGCGCGGCGCACTTCCTTGGCGGTACGCACGACCACGGCTTCCATGACATCGCCCTTCTTCACCTTGGCGTGGGGGATGGCGTCCTTCACGGACACCATGATGATATCGCCCACCGTGGCATAGCGACGGTGAGAGCCGCCCAGCACCTTGATGCAGGCCACTTCCTTGGCGCCGGAGTTGTCGGCCACCTGGAGTCTGGATTCTACCTGGATCATAGTGTTTCCTTTTAGTCAGCCCGAATGGGACTAGACGGCCTTTTCAAGCACGGACACCAGGTGCCAGCGCTTGTTCCGGCTCATGGGCCGGTATTCCACAATCTTGACCTTGTCGCCGATGCCGCACTCATTCATGGGATCGTGGGCGGTGAACTTCTTACGCCGACGAATGTACTTCTTGAGCAGCGGATGCTGAACCAGAGTTTCAACCAGCACGACAATGGTCTTGTCGCACTTGTCGCTGACCACAGTTCCGACGAGCGTTCTGCCGTTGCGCTTCTCGATTGCGCTGTTCATATCCGCTCCTAGTTCTTCGCGGCTGCGGCAAGAGCCGTCAGCACACGGGCAATATCTTTCTTGGTGGCCGGAATGGACGCCGTCTTTTCCAACTGAGCAGTGGCATGCTGGAAGCGCAGGTTGAAGAGTTCCTGACGCAGTTCAGTCAGCTTGGCCTGGAGCTGCTCGACGCTCATTTCGCGAAGTTCCTTCATTTTCATGCGAAGGCCCCCTCTCTCACCACGATCACGGTCTTCACGGGCAGCTTGTGGCTGGCCAGGGTCAGAGCGCGCTTGGCGAGTTCAAGGTCGACACCCTTGATTTCATACAGCACGCGGCCGGGCTTGACCGGTGCGCACCAGCCCACAGGGGCACCCTTACCGCTACCCTGACGAGTGGCCAGAGGCTTGGCGGTCACGGGATGATCGGGGAACACCCTGATCCAGACTTTGCCGCCGCGGCGGATGTGGCGCATCATGGCGATACGGGCGGCTTCAATCTGCTGACTGGAAAGCTTGCCATGTTCGACAGCCTTCAGGCCAATTTCACCAAACGCGATGGTAGCGCCACGGTTGGCCGGGCCACGCAGGCGGCCTTTCTGCCACTTGCGGAATTTGATTCTCTTGGGAGCAAGCATTATTGTTCAACCTCTTTATCCAGGATTTCACCCTTGTAAACCCACGCCTTGATGCCGATGAGGCCATAGGTGGTGTGGGCTTCGGCAAAACCGAAGTCGATGTCGGCACGCAGGGTCTGAAGCGGCACGCGGCCGTCACGATACCATTCGGAACGGGCGATTTCAGCCCCGGCGAGACGGCCGGCGCAGGAAATCTTGATGCCTTCGGCGCCGAACTTGCGGGCCATCTGCACGGTGCGCTTCATGGCGCGGCGGAAGGCGACGCGGCGTTCCAGCTGCATGGCGATGTTTTCGGCAACGAGCTGGGCCTCGATTTCAGGACGGCGGATTTCGTTCACTTCGAGAGCGAAATCACGGCCGAACTTCTTCTTCAGGTCGGCGCGCAGCTTTTCGATTTCAGCGCCCTTGCGGCCGATGACGATGCCGGGACGGGCGGTGGAAAGGATGAGACGGATACGACCGCCGAAGCGTTCGATCTCGATTCTGGCGACACCCGCGCTGTAAAGAAGCTTCTTCACATAGTTGCGGATGTTGTGATCCTCAAACACGAAGGAAGCGTATTCCTTCTTGCTGAACCAGCGAGACTGCCAATTCTTATTATATCCCAAACGGAAGCCGTAAGGATGTACTTTCTGACCCATAGCCTATTCCTGTCCTTCCGCGAGAATTACGGTAATGTGGCTGGTACGCTTGCGAATGTGCATAGCACGACCCTGAGAACGAGGCATGAAGCGCTTCCAGGTGGGGCCTTCGTTGACCACCACGTCCTTGACGTACATGGAGTCCACATCGATGCCAGGGAACTGGGAGGCGTTGGCCAGCGCCGAACGCACCACTCCGTAAAGAACACCGGCAGGCTTGTTGGGCGTGAACTTGAGCTGGTTCAGGGCATCTTCCACAGGAAGACCCTTGATGTTCTGGGCAACCAGACGGGTCTTGCGGGGAGAAACGCGCTGAAACTTGCAGATTGCTTTCGATTC belongs to Mailhella massiliensis and includes:
- the rpmC gene encoding 50S ribosomal protein L29 — encoded protein: MKMKELREMSVEQLQAKLTELRQELFNLRFQHATAQLEKTASIPATKKDIARVLTALAAAAKN
- the rplN gene encoding 50S ribosomal protein L14, coding for MIQVESRLQVADNSGAKEVACIKVLGGSHRRYATVGDIIMVSVKDAIPHAKVKKGDVMEAVVVRTAKEVRRADGSYIKFDTNAAVLLTKQGEPVGTRIFGPVARELRARNFMKIVSLAPEVL
- the rpsQ gene encoding 30S ribosomal protein S17, whose translation is MNSAIEKRNGRTLVGTVVSDKCDKTIVVLVETLVQHPLLKKYIRRRKKFTAHDPMNECGIGDKVKIVEYRPMSRNKRWHLVSVLEKAV
- the rplV gene encoding 50S ribosomal protein L22, with the protein product MESKAICKFQRVSPRKTRLVAQNIKGLPVEDALNQLKFTPNKPAGVLYGVVRSALANASQFPGIDVDSMYVKDVVVNEGPTWKRFMPRSQGRAMHIRKRTSHITVILAEGQE
- the rplP gene encoding 50S ribosomal protein L16 yields the protein MLAPKRIKFRKWQKGRLRGPANRGATIAFGEIGLKAVEHGKLSSQQIEAARIAMMRHIRRGGKVWIRVFPDHPVTAKPLATRQGSGKGAPVGWCAPVKPGRVLYEIKGVDLELAKRALTLASHKLPVKTVIVVREGAFA
- the rplX gene encoding 50S ribosomal protein L24; the protein is MKQFRIHKDDKVMVIAGKDEGKIGKVLKVLRKSDRILVEKVNVVKRNVRPNPYKREAGGIVEKEMPIHVSNLMVVCPHCAKPTRVGYRATEDGKKVRFCKKCNETL
- a CDS encoding type Z 30S ribosomal protein S14 yields the protein MARTALKVKAARKPKFAVRAYNRCPVCGRPHAFMRQFGLCRICFRKKALNGELPGVRKSSW
- the rplE gene encoding 50S ribosomal protein L5, with protein sequence MTRLETIYREKVVPALQKEFAYKSPMQIPGIEKISLNIGLGSANQNQKLIDDCVADLSAIAGQKAVVTRAKKSIAAFKLREGMPIGVRVTLRKDAMWDFLDKLMNFAMPRVRDFRGIPDRGFDGRGNFTLGIKEHTIFPEMESDRVENPVGMNITIVTSATTDKESKLMLEQLGMPFRK
- the rpsC gene encoding 30S ribosomal protein S3 is translated as MGQKVHPYGFRLGYNKNWQSRWFSKKEYASFVFEDHNIRNYVKKLLYSAGVARIEIERFGGRIRLILSTARPGIVIGRKGAEIEKLRADLKKKFGRDFALEVNEIRRPEIEAQLVAENIAMQLERRVAFRRAMKRTVQMARKFGAEGIKISCAGRLAGAEIARSEWYRDGRVPLQTLRADIDFGFAEAHTTYGLIGIKAWVYKGEILDKEVEQ